A region of the Falco rusticolus isolate bFalRus1 chromosome 6, bFalRus1.pri, whole genome shotgun sequence genome:
GCACATGCATGAACTTGAAGGAGGAAGCATAACCACGCAGACTGGTAACACGCGGTCCCAGACGCTGGGAAAGCAGACTCCTCAGTCTGTCATCAATGTAAAACTGTCCTGCACGTCCCACCGCTTTGCAGGAGGACCCTCACACTGCCCACAACACTGCTCACCTGACATCACCACTGGCACCCAACCACCTTTTACATCACTGCCATGAACCTCCTTTTCCAGGGCACCAAAGCAAGCAGGGCCAAATCAGTGCACTGCTGCCACAAAATGTGCAACCACAAACTGAAGCTAGCTAGTTTTTCATTTCAACacctgttttcagaaactgaagggaaaacaggtttaaacaaaataggaaaaaaaaaaggggggagggggaagaaaaaatgttcatgcCCTCAACAGTACAATTTTGTTTCCAGTTATAGAAAAGAGTTTCCAGTCTTTATCAGGTGAATACTAAAAGGACATatatgcattttcaaaacagagaatcaaaatgaaacacaaaaacatacacagcagcagtgtattctgccctgctctgctataaacatctgatttttaaaaaatcctgcgCCTAATTTAAGCTTACTTTTCCTGAGTTAGTTTGGAATTTCAGTTGCTTAATTTAagatatttcacagaaaacttGTAAGTGCTATACTCTGAAaaccagatatttttaaatgtcacaaATTAAGAATCTAAACTATGAAGCACAGAGTCATAGCAAAGTCTTATCCAGCAATACACAAACAGAATGAAATTGTTTCCATTAAATTAACTGAAACAAACACTACAGCATTTTCATCTACAAGCAAGCTGCAACACCCATTTACTACACATAAATGTGAGCTGTGAACAAAAGTGAAATGAATGacatactgtattttcattactctaagcaaaaagaagcaatttaCCAATTTATTACAATTAAATAGTTTAACATACAACTTGTATTTCCGAGCGacccttcatttttttcccctcaaaaaatATGTAACACCTCTTAAAACCAATTTATGCACATGCAGCTTGAGGAATACCACGTCTAATTCAAGTAAGGCAATGCTTCTCCATACTTACCTCTAAGTAGTTGATTATCTCTGCTAAAAACTGCAACCAATTGTTCTAGAAGTTTACCCTAAACTGTGTTTTGTCAAGAAAATCTGGAATCCAATGCACTCTCTAAGTCACAAGCCAGAAATGCTGCCGAGTGTGTTACAGCAAGGATGAATATCATCAACATTATCACGAGTAGACAGCTGAGGGCCACAGTTACCAAGTTCTATCTACTATTACATACATTGAGAAGATATAGTAGGCTCCTaacataagaaaataacttaataatattttctattaatagAAATGTGCATACTACCAATTAAAACCCAGTAACATAAATTAACAGAAAGCATTACATCCAACAACAGAGAACTAGAAAATCCACTTAAATCTCACTactgtggaaaacaaatttaaatcagaaaaatgtaaagtgtGACACATCCATCTGAGGAAAATTCAATTTACTTATGCTTCTATATAGCTTTTGTGCATTAATTTCTATGGCATCTTATGTAAGGTAACgtcttctgtaaaataaactttcttcattaaagacaaaatttgaaGAAACTGTCCTACAAtgcccaaaatatttttaaaatgtaatcatACTATAGAAAAGAAATGACATTATGTTTTGATAGACATTACTTGCCCAAGTAATTGTGCAATTACAAATTGCATTATACTCACACCATAcataatttttcaattttatgttTAACATGActcaaaacctgaaatgtttgtttttagaCAGTACATTACAGATGTCTCCAGATAAAACTATTTGTGTAAACTTACTTGGTTCAGCCCTGGAACCATGTTTTTGAAGAAAGTCAACTATCTGAGCCAAAACCTTTTTGTTGCAATGTGTTGACAGCTCTTCATCACATTCATAACACctaaacaaaagaagaaatgaactAGAATTCAGGATATCTGGATGCACCTCCCAGCTCTAACAAACCTCTCAAACAACCTTGTACAAATTACTTAAGCTCTAGGTTTCAATTTTTCATActaaaaagaggaataaaattgAATTCTCTCATCTCATATATGCTCTTCGATAAATCAGTCTCAATTCACTGTGATACTTAGAGACTTAAAAAATCTCAGTCTATAGTCCTGCAAATAATCATACAGAAACAAGCAGGAAGGACAAGCTCCAGCCAACTCTCCACAGAGCACAATGGACTCAAACTTCTAGCCTAGTACTGATCTGTGACCCCTGTGAGAGTCCTAAGgacaaagtaattttctctccAAAAAGCCTGCCCTTCCTCTCTATAAAGTATTCATTTTATCTCTCAGAATCGTTCTTTATCATGAGAGGACACTGCTTTAAGATATGAGTAGTCCTTATATACAAGCATACACAAACACCTGCGCACTCATTCTTACCATATGATCCATGTGCTGAGGTTGATAACAATGCAATGGGGTTCTGTGCGTGCTGTCTGGAAGTGTTTCAGAGAATGTTGGCCTTCTGAGTTTTTACTACATCCCTAAAAACAGACACATCaacacaaaggggaaaaaagggaagcatGAAAAGAGTGTATTATTAGTAAATAAACTACAAAAGATTCACTTTTCAAAATCAGACGTAAAGCTATATTGCCCTAAATACTCATTTAGCATTCTCAAGGATTGAGAGGGTTTAACATTCTTTATAATCCAGTGTGACAAAGAtatcaaataacttttttttttaaatgaacaaattttctttttactaataaaggaaaatccatgacaacacaaaaccaaaatctcaTCTTTTCTACTTggaaaaaatcagttaaaagtATAGAAAATTATTGGTTTAACTTAACAGAAACAATTCCTAGCTTTTGAATAAGTATTGAATAGGTATCAATAGAAAATTATGCCATTCACAGAAGTTAGAATTCTCTAAAAAGATGTGAATGAAATGAATATGTAGAATATTTGGTCCACAAAATATCAAGGAAAGGACAGCACAGGTAACACCCACTGCTCCAGACTTCCAAATGCTTTCCAGACAGCAAACACAAAAGGTACATAAATTGTTTTGTACTAAAAAGCTACTCAGAACACACCATTTATGCACACCAACTTCAAGAGAAagtatttgctattttttcagTATCTACACAGTGGGACTTAGAAGATTCAGGACTGGCCTCTAAATGAGGCATGAGCTTTGGAGGCTATTAACagcaaaaacatgaaaaagcacacagagttaacttgttttaaaagccCTCCTTATCTATAAATTTTCAGAGACAAGACATGAGAGTCCTCCTCAGATCTATTTAACTATCTTCTGAAGCCTGCAAAtagcatgtttttttccaaaattaaatcTGTTCAGATAACACTTGTAGGAGTTTGCTTCTGTCCTTACTACACTAAAACCTACTGAAAGTCTAACAAAAttgtgaaatgctttgtttaGGCAACTACTAGCTGAATAAAGTGTAACACTGCCTGTAACTTGATTTCTTCTGTATCAGGCTTTACTTCACTCACAGGGTAGAAACCTGTGCAAGCCCTTGGGGTCAGGACCTGTGTCATCTTAAACTCTGAGGCCACAATTTGACATCACAACTGATCCAATCTAATGGCTAGCTGCCACAAAAAGCAGCACTCTCACTCCAGCCCAGTCCTTTCTCCCTGGTTTCAATCAAATCTAGCAATTGAGCGTCCACAGTACAAGTTGATTCTGCAATAtacttatttgttttttcattaatttgcatttgcagAATCCTCTGCCAGATGAGCCAGGTGAATGGATGCATTTGCAACCACACAGTTCCTGAAGCCAATTCTCTGTAAGTGGTAAGAGCATGCCGATGAACAGAGAAAAGGCAGGACCTTCACTTGCTACTTGCGATGCCAAACCACACCATCACACATAAAACTAACCAAAAACGAGATGTAAAGCCACATCCCACTCCACTGAAGAAGCTGAAGCATAAACTCTCACAACTAAGCACTCTGTCACACTGTTCACTGAAGGTAATGGGATACCAAACAGAGAAGGATACACACCAGTGATATCTTTTAGAAAATCAGGGCTGATCCACCTCTGTAAATGTACAGTATATGCTCACCTGAGAGCCACATTTGAGACACAGCCATATGTCTGAAGGTGCCACGGGCTCACCATCACTCATCCGCCTCTCCTTCAGACATTCTGCGCATATTGACCAGACACTCTGAGCTACCGCTCTCTTCACATGGTGCACATCCACTGCTTGGCTCACATGCTGGCAGGTTAAGCCTAGAGAAAACAACACATACTCACtttcatacattaaaaataatacccATGAAAGGGAGCACCTGTACACTAAAAGCAGAGTCTTCAATGAATTCAGCAATaggaaaaaatagcaaagaactaaaatacaaaaaatcagCTAGCTGCTCCCTATATACTGAATTTTACGAAGGATCTATTTCAGTCTTTCTATAATGAAAATCCTTTTCAAGTCAATAAACACTACTTCTTAAAAACAGATAAACTACTTTGTACAAAAGTACAAAGATtacttttttacaaaattaatttccttggttttttggtttgttttttttgtcacagtaaAATACTACGTAAGTCTATTTTTGCCTATAACGTTACAGGCAGCTGACCTCCTTTTCAATCCATAAAGATTTTCAAATACCCATGCACCCCTACTACAACTGCCCATTCTGAACACGAATATCAATGAGCTTTCTTCTTTGTCgtatttttcacataaattCCACTATAATAGCACAGAATAACCTATGTTTGAAGGAACCTCTGAAGGCAATCTTGTCCAAATCCTCATTCAAAACTGGGCCAAATATAAATTTAGTTCTGGTTGCTGATGGGATGGCTTTGTTCAGCTGAGTattgaatatctccaaggacagaggtTTCACCAACTCACTAGAAAATCAGCTTTCTGTCTGACCATGCTCAGGgtgaaaataaagtaaatttcCTCACACCTAGCCAAATTTTCCTTGCCCTAACTTTTGTCTGTTGCCTTTAGTCCTTTCATTGTGGACCTCCTGGAAGAGTCTGGCTCTGCCTTCTCTATAACCACCTATCGGGCAGTCAAAGAAGGAAACCATACTCTCACTCCTTTGGCTAAAGAAAATCCATTCCCTTCAGCCCCTCTTCATGCATCATGTTCTCAATCTCCTTAACAACATGGAGGTGGTGACCTGCTGTTGGACTCACTCCGACAagtcaatgtctttcttgcaaCAGGGAGCCCAcaactgaacacagtactccagatgaAGCCTCACAAGTGctgaaaagatggaaagaatCACGTACCTCACCCTGTGCACTAGTTAATGCAGTCCAGCATACAGTAGGCACAAGCCACACTTTTATTCAGCATGTGCACTAGGACCACCAGgaccttttctgcaaagctgctttcaagCCATTGATTCCCACCCTGTAATTGCACACAGTTATTTTGGCCCAGATGCCAAACTCTCCACTTGCCATTACTGAACTCTTGAGAAGCTCCTGCCAGCTCACTCCTCCAGCCCATCTAGGTCACTCTGAATAGCAGACCTAGCCTCCAGCGTATCAGTTGCTCTCCTCCATTTGTTGTCATGAAGATGACAGAGTGTAGTCTCACAATGACATCACCTAGCTCACTCAGTATCTTCAGATGCATCCCATCTGGTCCTATGGACTTGTGCACATGCTACTTGCTTATCAGCTCTCAGTCTTCTACTCTGGACAATGCTTAAATCCCCCAGTCTGCCATTAGGCTCAGGGACCAGGGAGGACCGAGTGCAGGGCTTACATGTGGAAGCAGAGGCAAAGGATTGAGTCCTCAGCCTTTTCCCCTGTCCTGTGTCCCCAGGTCCCCTGCCACCTCAAGCAGCAGGTCTGCACTTAGCTTAGCCTTCATTTTACTGTCACAATATCCATACAAGCCCATCTTACTCTTCACACCCCTCATCAGATTCAGTTCTAACTGAGGCTGGCTTACTTTATCCCATCCTTGCACACTCAGGGGCCCTGCAAGAGCAGCCCAAACCTGCACCCACCCTCTGCCATTTCGTTTTGCCTCTGAGCTCAGCTGGAAGCTTCCCACTCAGCCAAGCAGCCTCCTGCTACATGTCTGACCTTCCACACACAGGCAAGGACCATTCTCCTGCTCTGAAGAGGTTGTCATCGAAGATCAACCAACTGCCCAGCCCTTCAGGGCAGTCACATAGTGTAACAACCAATCATGTCATAAACACTTGACTGGGGatatttctgttacaaattCAAACAAGGAAAGTATTTCATGGTACCACTGATTTGTGGTTTTCATCAGTCATCAAGGAAGTCGTTAGCCCTCAACCTCAGGGCTAGACATCGCCTAAAGTATTTACCTGAAATATCGTCTGAAGAGTCCTCATCCTGTGGCCTGTTAGGCCTTTTGCTTCGCTTTGGTTTCTCGGGGTTGGCTCTTGATGGATCTTTCACCCGCATCTGTTACTCACTAGGAAAGAGAAACAGGTTGCTTTATTGTCTAAATGCTTCATCAAATGTAGTCAGTTTGAACTCTTAAAAGCACAAGATCAAATCACACATTCAAATCTCACCAACACAGTTTTAGGCTTTGACTAATGTCAGTTCCTGTGTAACAAGGAACATGAATGTGTCAGGCATAAACTCTTAGGAATGCTGCAACATCAATTAGTTACAATTCATAATATGTAGTATACCTGTAGCTACAGGGGACACACACTCCCACGTAGGGgtgttaaaatatttgagataTTGAGATTTTCTTTGTAACATACTCCAGAGCTCCAGCCATACCTTACCAGAAAAACTTcatcaaaataaaagcttttcctcCTTAACATATCTCCCTTATGAAAGGTTTTAGTCACCACTTACCCTTGCACATTCCCCAAAAGCTTTTGAGCAATTTCCAAACACTTCAATAAAATAAGTCTTCCAAATCTCATGATCTCATGAAAGTGCCCTCTCTTATGAGTGAGAACAGACTGGCATGCAAGCTGACCCTTCTATTAAACATCAGAGAATCCATACGGATGAAGTTTCTCATAGGAAATTTGGGTCACTAATCAAGGAGTCCTATGAGGAACAGAATCAAAGGATAAATATTTGCcactaaactttaaaaaaaaaaatcctcagagATTTCATCCAAATGCAAATTCACTGAAGGAGTATAGCTGTGCATCACACAAAGAGCTTTTGAGGTTTAGTTTACAGGTTGTCTTTTAACAATGTGcttgattaaaaagaaaatgttttcacataCGAAGCACGTGAATGTAAGATAGTCAAATATTCATACATTGCAACCCTGTGAGCTActctgttcaggaaaaaaaataacatcttgtTGTGTACCACAAACAGCTTAATAATGTTGCCTGAGCTACCAGTACCAGATGTTTTCAACTGTGAATCCACATTTATGTATAGGAAACCTCTAAAATGTCCAACATTTCAGAACAGCAAAAGATACATTCTTGCTGCAGATCGAAGAGATAAGTTTGCCAAAGTTTAGACTGTTTGTCTAAGTTTTTAAATCCTCTCTGCATATGCATTTAGACCTTTGTGTTACTGAAGCTCTGAGAGACATGGAAATTGACCTCTATATTGAACTCTgtatttcctctcctttcttaTCCATTAAGCTGATCAGCAGAACAGTCGTCAATATCAATACTGGAGCACCACCATCACTGGTATCTGAACAGCCTTCACTGAAGTGAAGCAGGTAATCCATACCTCCGAACTCCAGTTCCAGGTTCCTACATATCTGGACAGACATCTCTACATCTGCCACACACTGTTAGTGCTGGAGGTTTTCTGCATGAACGTATCAATTACAGATTTACTTTGGACAAGTCAAATTTCTATATAGTATGAAAGAAACCTTTACTCTGCTTCATTGCATCAATGGCTTCATTGCATCAATGGCTTCATATCTCCTCAACCTTTCAAAAtgcacttccatttttttcagaatggtACATTTACATAGCAATCAGGTTACACTATATTAAATAACATTATGTTCTTAAGTCACAGATTTCAAAATTTCCTGCACTTAAGAGTATAAAGCTTCAAATGTTCAGACATGTAAGTGAATGCCACTGAATTCAGCTTTGCTGATTTTGTAGGTTCAAAGTCATGTTCATACAGTAAGATCTGAATATTCCAGCTCTTGACTATTTATATTCAACAAATGTTAGCACGCCTTGACATCAACATCCCTGCATTATGGCATCCCTAGAACATGACAAGGTGCTTCAGACCCAAACAACTTCAACTGTGCATTTCTGCCTTGGCACCTTATCATATATACCCAAGCTTCATGTGAAACTACCTATCACTGCTTGCCACAGTGCCGCTTAACTGAGCACAAGATTCATCAAGACATTCATCAAATAGTAAGGCTGATACATCTTCTGTAGAAAACCCATGATTTTTAACTAAATTATGTAAAGAGTCAAtagcaaagacagcaaaaacatCCTCCCTAAAGGAACGTAGTTGTGTTTAGGTTATTCAACATTGACATAAACAATCTACGAGTTCATTTCAGCACAAGAATTTTTATCTCTTTGGACAGATTATGTAAGACTGTCCAAACCACAGATTTCACCCCAATGAAAGTCACGTTTGTATCAGTACATTTTAAGATCTTGGGTAACTTCATGGAAGAACAATTATGGGCCTGACCAGCTGAAATACAAGGAAGTCTTTACCACCTGTGAAATCCTGTGGCCCACAGGCCAGGTGATACAATCCAGATCGGGGCACACACAGCCCACCACTGAATCCACTCTCTCAGGTCCTTCAGGACACGTGGAAAAGACAGTGTCATCTGATACCCgcaacaactgaaaaatggTGTTTCTAGCCCAACATAACTGACATGGCATTTGAAATGAAGACTGGGATGAGAAGCAGGCATTCACACTGCAGGTTTGGGAACCCACCAAGCAACACAGAGACTTTTGAGTCTTATTTCAGTAAGAGCAGCCAAAACAAAAGGTAACATGGACCATTAGACTGATCAGTTCTCATGAACACACACAGACAGGCATCCATCAGACAATGTTTACTGACCTGTGAGCTCTTGGAAAAGCCTCAGCGTATCAAGGACCTAACCAGACAGGGTTTGTGCctgattttgaaaagcatgGAAGTGGGATCAAAGAGTAAGAGCAATGAGCTACTCTGTATGCATCTACAATGCAAGCAGCACAGTATATATGCAGTACTATCTGCATTTTTCCCATATattcagacacagaaaacactACAAATAAAAGATCTCATATAACAGTTTAAAACATGATCAACATTTCAAATCGAAACATTTATGCCAGGAATTGGATCATTATATTTAATTGAGATAAACAAGGAAGAAATCTAAGgtgtttcagaaattacttctcagaaatatttcagtttatggGAAATAAAAGATTGAGATTTTACTGGAATGAAAACCCTGAAGAAACACAGACccaagaaagaatgaaatacagctaagaaaaaagcaagagagaaaatcAATAGGAACCTTCCTGTTGACCATAGGGCACAAGCCATTCAGAAcaagcaggcagaggagaaacaaaCTATTTGCACAAAATGAACTCAATACACTTGAGATTAAAAACCATGGCAATATTCCCATGGTTTGCCTCTTTCCAACCCATTCTCCTAATTTTTGAATGTGTTCAGTGAGTAATTTGTCACTACAGCCATCAACTGCAGAGTGACGCTCTCTCTTTCCCTATGCAGAAAGCAGTCTCCATGAATCCTTGctttgaagtttctttttgtgatggaaaaccaaattaaatgggaaatttttcattttgtagaCACAAAATCAAGTCACAGTGCAAATACTTGACTAATGaatctgacaaaaaaaacctgatttttgtGGTAGAAAAAGCTGAGTTCAGTAGGTATGTTAGCTCCACCCTGATCTCCATTTGGCACACAGTAAAAATCTTCAAGTAGAAATTACACAGtttcatagggaaaaaaataaaaatataaggagctaaatctcttctttttaaacaatcaTTTCATACAAAAATAAGAACTAGTCCTTGCAAAACATGTTCAGATTCTCTGACCTCAGCATACAAGAGTTTGAAGTGTAATCATCATCACTTGTTATTCTATTTACTTTTTCGCTTCTTAAGACTCCTAATGCCAGTTTACCTACAAAAAGCTGATTAAGATCAAAAGCTCCTCATAACTGCTCACTTCAATCTTTCTAGAAAGAACAAATCacttcaaaagcagcagaatgatCTGCCTacctaattttaaaagcttcaaaTTTGACAAAATGCCAGAAATCAACACACTAAATTTTTTAAGTTAAATCTAAGTTATGCCTAGACTATTTTAAATGTAAGGTATACCTGAAACAGTCTATATTTAACAGCAttaatatttctatatttagaAATGCACCCTCTTCATAAAGTATATATTTAGAAACTAAAAATAGATGGGTGTAGCTCCCAAAATACAtaattggtatttttaaaaaatttctattttactGGAACTCCATAGAGCTAGGACCAATAAAAGATACAAGGCTAGTGTGCACTAGAATTCACTtttctttgggggggggaacacatcacacaaaaaaaccccaaagaggTCATTCCTCTTCACAGCATTTTTATGCAAGAGAGGTGGAGAAGCAAGCTATATCTTCACTGTCTGGACTCCCCAAAACCTATCCCCATCTTATCATCTTGCACTCCTTCCTTAGAGGCTCAGTCCTTCCTCCTACAATGTGTGCAGCTCACTTGCTAAATTTTGAAATGTGCCACCTTAGTGAGTTTTCTCATGATGCCTTCGCTACAATGCTTATTAGAAACCCAAACCAGATCATCAGTACATTAGAGAAATAACCTGCTGTGCTACTACCACATCACTGTATCCATCTGTCAAGACCCACTTTTGCCCTTCTCTTGTAACTAGGGTGCCAGCTCTTTCAGGCAAATGCCACgtattttttcttatctgtGTAATACTTATCACAacatttttcctgattcttGATTAACTAGGAGGATTACAGTTGCTTTGCTAgaatgcaaacaagaaaaaattggTGTAATAACCACCAGCTCATGTAAGCATCCTTACCTCATGAAATATAGTCAAGTGAATCTACAGGTAGTCTCCAGGCACTATTTTGGATACGGGTAAGACTCTCCCAGTAGGACCTCCCATTAACTGTGAAAATAATATTGTTAATTACTTATCAGTGAGAACCTGAATTCAAAGAAGCTGGGGCAAATACATTAACCTCAGTCCCTCAATTCATCTGAAGTACTCTAAATTCCAGCTGTCTCACCATTTGTAGTCCTATGTTCAAGTTAAAATGATACCATTTTATGTtgctaatgcaaaaaaaaccctgcatcaCACTGAAAAGTCACAGCATGCACtaaatacagtgaaaaattatCACTTTCAACTAATTTAACAGAACTGTCCAGCTGTCAACAGCAGCCTAGCACCAAAGCAAGGGGCTGAGGAACAGCACTGATGTGCAGATTAAATGCAAAGGCCAAGATGCTCCATTAGCACATCCATGAAGGGTCTTTATGAGCTTCCATGAAACTGTAAGAGTACAGAAAGAAGAGTCTTGCACAGGTCAGTAATGCCAGATCCTCTGCAGAATTGCTACATGTTTTGATATAAGCTACAACTTAATATATTTTGGATGTCTGTTCCGAGCGTTACCTGTGGCATTTTGGCTGGCTCGCCGCTAGATCAAATGTCACCCAATCAGAGCAAGAACTGC
Encoded here:
- the USP45 gene encoding ubiquitin carboxyl-terminal hydrolase 45 isoform X5, coding for MRVKDPSRANPEKPKRSKRPNRPQDEDSSDDISGLTCQHVSQAVDVHHVKRAVAQSVWSICAECLKERRMSDGEPVAPSDIWLCLKCGSQGCSKNSEGQHSLKHFQTARTEPHCIVINLSTWIIWCYECDEELSTHCNKKVLAQIVDFLQKHGSRAEPSSSKIIRLREENSETSEILKGKSSANGASVPVKGINNLGNTCFFNAVMQNLAQTHVLNELMYEMKEKGTKLKICHTSDSQLDPLVVNLSSPGPLTSAMFLFLHSMREAGRGPLSPKVLFSQLCQKCRSQDRGWD